The genomic segment AATTATATGATTATAAATTATTCCAAAACCCTAATGCTTATATTACTAGTAAAATAAAGATCAACATTGTAAAGTCACCCACTTATTAGAGTGAGaaaacatattcaaaaaataaaaaggaggaGAATATAGTAAGCAAACCATGAAAGATTATAGTGAAGTGGTAAGTagtcatttatttttattcatagatTTCAAGTGAGAGCCTTGAGTGTGGAATCGCTGTGgttaaaaagtatttattttgaataataaaacttctcgataaaaatttaaattacttaaACTCTCTATTACAGATATCAAACATCGGACtataaccaaaaagaaaagagTAAGCTACTAATAGCTACTACTACATACTTACAACTAATAGAGAAAGTGAGAGGATCTAGTGGCCTTTGAGCTGTGATTTAgctgtctttttttattttggaaatttcTTGTTTCTTACaaacttataaaaaatataaaaaaaaataagctcCTTTATTCACACAACCCCAAAATCCCCaatcacaaaaataaattcaaacctCTCTCTCCTCAAATCTCAAAATCCCCATTTCCATTATCTCTTCTTCTCCACAAATCTCCATTTCTCCCATCTCACATTGCTCGAAAACACCAGTTCCAACCCCctcaaaaaaatttagaaataaaaattccCAAAACCCCATTTCACATTTGCTTAAAGATTCAATCTTTgagcaaaaaaaaagaagaagcattCTTGATTTTCAAATGACTCATATGTGAGATGAAGGAGAAAAAGCAAACACCCATTTTGTCACTCATCTTGTTACTCTCTTTCTTGTGTTCACTCTTTACTGCTCAACAAACAAATGCTGAGTTTACAATCTCTGAATCTGGTCCTTTAACTGACTTCGAAGCTCAGTACATCAAACACCGTCAATTGTTGTACTACAGAGATGAATTTGGTGACAGAGGAGAAAATGTAGAGATAGATCCATCTTTAGTATTTGAAAATGATAGGATCAAGAATGCTTACATTGCTTTACAAGCATGGAAACAAGCTATCATTTCAGATCCCTTTAATATTACTGCCAATTGGGTTGGTCCTAATGTATGTAGCTACACTGGTGTCTTCTGTGCACCTGCTTTGGATAACCCAAAGATACGTACAGTTGCTGGAATTGACCTCAACCATGGTGACATTGCTGGGTATTTGCCTGAAGAGCTTGGACTTGTGTCTGATCTTggaatatttcacataaattcaAACCGTTTTTGTGGTACGATACCTAAGAAGTTGAAGAACTTGAAGATACTGTTCGAGTTAGATCTGAGTAATAATCGGTTTGCTGGGAAGTTTCCTTATGTTGTGTTGAGTTTGCCTAAGTTGATTTTCTTGGATATTAGGTTCAATGAGTTTGAAGGTAATGTACCTTCTGAGCTGTTTGATAAACCATTGGATGCTATTTTTATAAACCATAATCGGTTTGCATTTGAGTTGCCTGATAATTTTGGGAATTCGCCGGTTTCTGTTATAGTAGTTGCAAGTAACAGATTTCATGGATGTCTACCTGCGAGTATTGGGAATATGAGTAATTTAAATGAGGCTATTTTGATGAATAATGGGTTGCGTTCTTGTTTGCCAACGGAGATTGGGATGCTGAAGAATTTGACTGTGTTTGATGTTAGTTTTAATCAGTTGATGGGTCCGTTGCCGGAGAGTTTTGGTGGACTGGTGAATTTGGAGCAACTGAATGTGGCACATAATATGTTATCTGGGAGAATTCCAGAGAGTATTTGTAAGCTTCCTAAGCTTGAGAATTTTACGTATTCCTATAATTTCTTTAGTGGTGAACCGAGTGTTTGTTTGGGATTATCGGAGTTTCATGATGAAAAGAATTGTTTGGTGAATAGGCCTTCACAAAGGAGTGCTGCTCAATGCAAGGCCTTTTTGTCTAAAAGGATACATTGTAGTGCTTTTAAGTGTCGTAAGTTTGTTCCTGTTTTGCCTCCGCCTCCTGTCGTCGTGCCCATTTCTCCCCCTCCATCGCCCGTCTATTCGCCTCCGCCACCACCAGTTTATAATCCTCCTTCACcttcaccaccaccaccaccacttcCTCCATCGCCTCCTCCGCCCGTTTATTCACCTCCTCCGCCTCCTCCGTCACCTCCACCTCCCGTTTATTCACCTCCTCCGCCTCCTCCGTCACCTCCACCTCCCGTTTATTCACCTCCACCTCCTCCTCCACCCCCACCACCTGTTTATTCGCCACCACCTCCTCCACCCCCACCACCTGTTTATTCGCCACCACCTCCTCCACCACCTGTTTACtcgccaccaccaccaccatcacctcCTCCTCCATCACCATTACCTTATTGTGTACGCTCACCACCACCTCCACCACCTGTATACATATACTCATCACCTCCACCACCAAATTCACCTCCTCCACCAGTATACTCCTCCCCTCCACCGCCTCCTTTGCCTCCACCTCCATCCCCGGTACCTTGTATagaacccccacccccaccccctcctTGCATAGAGCCACCTCCATCACCATCTCCTCCACCACCACCCGTTTACCACTACAACTCCCCGCCCCCACCATCACCCTCACCACCGCCACCATCACCTGTGTACTACTACAATTCTCCTCCCCCTCCCTCACCGCCACCAGCACCGGTCTACGAAGGTCCGTTACCACCAGTAATAGGAGTTTCATAtgcatcaccaccaccaccacccttTTATTAATTCTTTCACAAATATTTCCACTAACTCATCCtcaagaaaaccacaaaaaattGTCCTACAATTATTATTCCCTCAACTCTTTTCCCCCTCAAGCCCATTAACTAAATCGAGCTAGTACGTGATCATCGCGAAACGTATCAaacaaaatggtgtggcagaACGAAAGAACGAGGAGAGTAAAGAGGAGAAAGATTCATTGGTTATGAATAGATTGAAAGTTGTGGAGATGAATAAATTGGCAAAGAAAAAGATTGAAACTTTGCAAGAAAGTATATGTATAGAGATCATAATCTTGGTTCTTTCTATTTTGTGagtttattgttattattatcttttattagCATTTTTAGTTGATCATACTTTGgttttctttgtaatttttttttctttttttggttcttCCAAATTATAGTATAATGATGAGCATTTTATGTTTTACTTGTATTGATTTCTCAAAATTCAGATCATTCCTTTGtgtttcttcttttgttcttgttgtAGTATCTTCTTGATCATGTACCGTCCCAAAACTTGTTTTCAACTATGGTGCCCGACTCTCTAAAAATGCAGTCGCACCTTTGTGAAAACCTAAAAATGTGTTACAATGACATTTTTGTAGAGTCCGATCAATATACAAAGTTTTTGGGTTGTAGGTCTATATAAATGTTAAAGTATTTTTGTAGAGTCCGATCTCGACTTTTTTTCCAAACTCTGTTTTCAACTATGTCGCGccaaaaatgatatttttgaagagtctgggACTAACATAGGTTTTTCAAAATGTTGAATATGTACAAATTGCATTTATttgagtaaattttttttttttggggtagtTGGTCTATATCAATGCAAAAGGTGGGAAGTACATGTGGTTTGTTCATTGAATACCAATTTATATATGCCACCTCTAGTTGTTAATTGTTGATTTTGTGTGGTGGTCCTCCCTATCTTTAAAAACATGAACTCCATTATTGTAGTAAGACTAAGTAAGTTTATGACTAACGGTTAATGGAGCGGGTTAAAATTTTTGAGATATAAATTTAGGAATTAGGGTTTGGCGCATGTCACAAATGCTAATAAAAGTCttatatttaaatgaagaaggtaagAGGGACGAGCACATCAAAAACTCGAGGATTTAGGTAAAAGTTTTGTATTTAAGTGGAGAAGATAAGAGGGACGAACATGTCACAAACTCGGGGGTTTAGACCCGGTCATATGTAGAAGTCTTGTATTTAAGTGGAGAAGGTGGAAAGGACGAGTCTATCATTAAACGAGTTTTGAACTGTGCGTTATTGGCCTTCTAGAGCTTCTCGGCTATAAATCTTAGCGATTGAGGTTCAAAGCTCGACGAAGATAAACAAAAAGTCATTAGGTGATTTACCTATGACGTTGGGAGGTAATATTTACTCGATAAACTCGTTAAGGTATGCGATAAGCTGATCCAACCACCATAGTTATGAAAAAGCTAAGTTGCTCTAACTATTCAACTATGCTAACATATTCGTATCGAATCCtgtaaaaatacattattttaaaaaaattctattcaCATTCGATGCCTTTTTGAAGAGTTCAAAATCTTGACCTCTCATGCTTCAAGGGTCAAGATTGTTGTGGAGTTAATTGCTTGAATTGAGGGTAATTTGATTCAAATAATTTGTCTTGCTACAATAGTACTTTACAGTTGTTGGAAACGTGTATGATGTCAACACTTGGACCTTTTACATCCCACCATAACGATggagtaataaaaataaagatttttaaaacttttttttcatCC from the Capsicum annuum cultivar UCD-10X-F1 chromosome 9, UCD10Xv1.1, whole genome shotgun sequence genome contains:
- the LOC124885102 gene encoding leucine-rich repeat extensin-like protein 4 isoform X2, whose product is MKEKKQTPILSLILLLSFLCSLFTAQQTNAEFTISESGPLTDFEAQYIKHRQLLYYRDEFGDRGENVEIDPSLVFENDRIKNAYIALQAWKQAIISDPFNITANWVGPNVCSYTGVFCAPALDNPKIRTVAGIDLNHGDIAGYLPEELGLVSDLGIFHINSNRFCGTIPKKLKNLKILFELDLSNNRFAGKFPYVVLSLPKLIFLDIRFNEFEGNVPSELFDKPLDAIFINHNRFAFELPDNFGNSPVSVIVVASNRFHGCLPASIGNMSNLNEAILMNNGLRSCLPTEIGMLKNLTVFDVSFNQLMGPLPESFGGLVNLEQLNVAHNMLSGRIPESICKLPKLENFTYSYNFFSGEPSVCLGLSEFHDEKNCLVNRPSQRSAAQCKAFLSKRIHCSAFKCRKFVPVLPPPPVVVPISPPPSPVYSPPPPPVYNPPSPSPPPPPLPPSPPPPPPPVYSPPPPPPSPPPPVYSPPPPPPPPPPVYSPPPPPPPPPVYSPPPPPPPVYSPPPPPSPPPPSPLPYCVRSPPPPPPVYIYSSPPPPNSPPPPVYSSPPPPPLPPPPSPVPCIEPPPPPPPCIEPPPSPSPPPPPVYHYNSPPPPSPSPPPPSPVYYYNSPPPPSPPPAPVYEGPLPPVIGVSYASPPPPPFY
- the LOC124885102 gene encoding leucine-rich repeat extensin-like protein 4 isoform X1 encodes the protein MKEKKQTPILSLILLLSFLCSLFTAQQTNAEFTISESGPLTDFEAQYIKHRQLLYYRDEFGDRGENVEIDPSLVFENDRIKNAYIALQAWKQAIISDPFNITANWVGPNVCSYTGVFCAPALDNPKIRTVAGIDLNHGDIAGYLPEELGLVSDLGIFHINSNRFCGTIPKKLKNLKILFELDLSNNRFAGKFPYVVLSLPKLIFLDIRFNEFEGNVPSELFDKPLDAIFINHNRFAFELPDNFGNSPVSVIVVASNRFHGCLPASIGNMSNLNEAILMNNGLRSCLPTEIGMLKNLTVFDVSFNQLMGPLPESFGGLVNLEQLNVAHNMLSGRIPESICKLPKLENFTYSYNFFSGEPSVCLGLSEFHDEKNCLVNRPSQRSAAQCKAFLSKRIHCSAFKCRKFVPVLPPPPVVVPISPPPSPVYSPPPPPVYNPPSPSPPPPPLPPSPPPPVYSPPPPPPSPPPPVYSPPPPPPSPPPPVYSPPPPPPPPPPVYSPPPPPPPPPVYSPPPPPPPVYSPPPPPSPPPPSPLPYCVRSPPPPPPVYIYSSPPPPNSPPPPVYSSPPPPPLPPPPSPVPCIEPPPPPPPCIEPPPSPSPPPPPVYHYNSPPPPSPSPPPPSPVYYYNSPPPPSPPPAPVYEGPLPPVIGVSYASPPPPPFY